The genomic DNA CATTCAAACGCTAAATCCAGGAAACTAACAAAGGGGGAAAAAAGTCAAAATCCAACTGGCTTTGCCTCAGCCAGAGCCAGTCCAGCCCGTCATGCGTGAGCAGCCGGGCCGAGGCCCACGACGAACGGCCCAGGCGGACCAAAGTTGGGCACGCCGGtgggcgggggcgcggcggctgaggcggaggacgacgacgacgaagcAACACCGGGGAACGCGGCCACGGCGGGCTGCGTGAGcgggttggccggcggcgtcgtggtggcgacgccggcggtggccgggagGAGCGGGTCGCCGTACGCGGGCCCCTGCTGCTGGCAGTCGGGCCAGCGGCAGTCTGGCTGGGCCCTGTTGGCTCCCCACGTGTGGCGGGCCAGGCCGAAGCCGAGGACGAGGCCCGCGACGAGGAGCGCGGCGACGAGGCACAGGAAGATCTTG from Panicum virgatum strain AP13 chromosome 7N, P.virgatum_v5, whole genome shotgun sequence includes the following:
- the LOC120682514 gene encoding uncharacterized protein Os04g0629400-like, whose translation is MCCYVGKATKIFLCLVAALLVAGLVLGFGLARHTWGANRAQPDCRWPDCQQQGPAYGDPLLPATAGVATTTPPANPLTQPAVAAFPGVASSSSSSASAAAPPPTGVPNFGPPGPFVVGLGPAAHA